A region of the Anolis carolinensis isolate JA03-04 chromosome 1, rAnoCar3.1.pri, whole genome shotgun sequence genome:
CATTATGCATGGTTGCATGTTCATAACCCATTACAAGTTATGGCTTCATGGCTGCAAGTTATGCATTCATGTTCATAATTTATGACTTCTGTCTATCATGATTGCAAGTTATGGCTTCACGGTTGCTGGTCATGGCTTCAGTTTAACATGCTTGCATATTATGGCTTTATGGTTGTAAGTCATGAGTTCATGGTTGTAAGTTATGACTTTGGTCTAACATGGTTGCATGCTATGGCTTCACAGCTGCACCTTATGACCAGCCTATCTTGTTTGCAAGTCATGGCTTCATGTTTGTGAATTATGAGTTCATGGTTATGACTTCGGTGTATCATGGTTGCAGGTGATGGCTTCATGGCTGCTGGTTATGACTTCAGTGCATCATGGTTGCAAATTATGATTTCATGGTGGAAAGTTATGAGCACGGTGGGAGGTTATGACTTCAGTCTATCACAGTTGCAAATTAAGGCTTCATGGTTGTTGGTTATGACTTCCATCTAACATGGTTGCATATTATGGTTTCATGGTTGTAAGTTATGACTTCAATATAACATGGTTGCATGCTATGGTTTCATGGGTAAATGACAAGTCTATCATGTTTGCAAAGTTATGGCTTCTAGGTTGCAAGTTATGACTTCAATCTATCATGGTTGCACATGATGATTCCATGACTGAAGGTTCATGGTGGAAGGTTATGAGTCCAGTCTATCACGGTTGCAAGTTATGGCTCCATGGCTGCAAGTTATGTGTTTATGTTGATAACTTATGACTTCTGTCTATCATGATTACAAGTTAAGACTTCATGGTTGCGTGTTATGGCTTCATGGTTGCTGGTCATGGCTTCAGTTTAACATGCTTGCATATTATGGCTTTATGGTTGTAAGGCATGAGTTGATGGTTGTAAGTTATGACTTCGGTCTAACATAGTTGCATGCTATGGCTTCATGGGTGCACCTTGTTTGCAAGTTATGGCTTCATGTTTGTGAATTATGAGTTCATGGTTATGACTTCAGTGTCCCATGGTTGCACATCAGGGCTTCATAGTTGCTGGTTATCGCTTCAGTTTAACATGGTTGCATATTATGGTTTCATGGTTGAATGACTAATCTACCATGTTTGCACATTATGGCTTTATGTTTGCAAGTTATGAGATCATGGTTACAACTTATGACTTCAATCTATCAAGGTTCCATATTATGGTTTCATGGTTGCAGGTGGTGACTTGAGTCTACTTTAGTTGCACATTATGGCTTCAATCTACCATGGATTCACTTTATGGCTTCTTAGTTGCACATTATGACTTCAGTCCACCACGGTCTTAAGTTATGAGTTCATGGTTTCATGTTATGACTTCAATCTGTCATGGTTCCATGTTATGGTTTCATGGCTGCAGGTGGTGACTTGAGTCTACTTCAGTTGCACATTATGGTTTCAATCTACCATGGCTCCACTTTATGGCTTCTCGGTTGCACATTATGACTTCAGTCCATCACGGTCTTAAGTTATGAGTTCATGGTTTCATGTTATGACTTCAATCTGTCATGGTTCCAAGCAATGATTTCAGTCTACTATGGTGGCACGTTATGACTTCATGGTTGCAAGTTATGACTTTAGTCTATTAAATGTTATATTTGGTTGACTATCCAATATCAAAACAGAAAGGCATTCCCCAGTGTTTGAAAAACCTGAGTAGGACTGTTATGAACAAGATATCACAGGATCATAAAGTTGCCATAAAGCTGAACTTGCCAGCAGAGAGTACAGCAATGTTAAAGCATGTAAACTGTGGAGTGGATTCACCATCCCACCGACATGGAAGCAATGAAGGTCGGGATGGTCTCTTCTCTAATCTTGCCTTTCTTGTTTTTCCTCCTATTATCAAACTCTCTCTCCTTcatgtctctctttctttctcgctccctccctttcaatctctctctctcactgcTGGGCCTATCAATTATTACGGAGTTACTTGCTCTTTAGAACCTTTAAGTTGAAGAATGTGGGTGTTTTTGAACATTCCCAGTCTCCTTTCCGTGAAAACCTGCTGCAACAAGTGCTTGAAAGTCTTAAGAGACAAAAGCATGTGTCAACATAGCGACACCTTCCTTAAAAGCTAGTGCAACATGCTTAGTACACGGTTGAGTCCAAGGTCTGCTTCATTAAAAAGGCAAGGAATCGATCACACAGGAGAAGCCAGCTCCTGAAAATGCATCGTGGTGCCACATAAAGCTTTCATGGTGACAAAGTAAACTTCTTCTGCCCGATCCCAGCCTGGTTTGGAGCTCTAACTCTTGGATGTCTCTAGTCAGGGTTTTGGTGGAGACATCTCACCAccctggaaaaaaagagaaattggTCAGAGGAGAAGGGAAACATCATCTGAGCCCCTCTCTACAATGCCTGACACTGGCACTCCATCATAAACCTCAAtaggaacatagaatcatagaatcatagaatagtagagttggaagagacctcatgggccatccagtccaaccccttttcaGATGttcctctaagtcagtggttctcaacctggggtccccagatgtttttggccttcaactctcagaaatcctaacagctggtaaagtggctgggatttctgggatttgtaggccaaaacatctggggaccccaggttgagaaccactgctctaatctaTTATCGCCTTCTGCGATGAGCAGCAACTGTCCAGGACATTGGACAGGCATCATTCCTGAAGTGCTACTTtgagggactacaactcccatgatcctgtACAGTGCAAAAAATGGCAAAGGTCCAAGCTTtgttcaggaaaggaagaggcaTTAGGGATCATATTGCAAATCTACAATCTATATTGGAAAATAAATCACACCAAAGGATTTCAGGGGGGAAATCTGTGCTTTATAGAATAtagcaaagcctttgattgtgTAGATCAGTTTGTAGTCCCCCATAATTTTGCTCTTTTCCATCTCTGTCATTCACAGCCTTCAAGGTGAAGGATGTTGATGCACTAACACTGAAAGATGTGTCTCTGTTTGCCCTTTGTTCGAACCATTGAGAGGGAAGAGATGGCTCATCAAAACTGCAAAACTTCCTTGTATTTCATAGTCTACAGAACTGGAGGTGTCCCCCAAGGCCATCCATCCcaacccttctgccatgcagaaagacacaatctaatcccgcctgatggatggccatccaacctctgtttaagaacttccagagaaggaaactgacTCTAACTCCCAGGCCACAGCATAGTCCACTGTCAAGCACCTCTTTAAAGTCTTTGGaaagctagagattcctagggaggcCATGGTAATCAAATCCgtgaaataatcaaatctgccaatgtggagggccaactgtgtgTTGGGCCATACCCTCTCCTTGAAGCCGCAGGCTCCACCCAGGAATACAAGTGAGCTACTGTTTTCCGGATAAGCACTTAATTCCAGATGAAAGACGGGTGCGTCAAGAACCCTTGACTGCAGCACAAGTGGTGGAGTGTCCCTCTAGACAGCCTCTCAATCACACTTTCAGAGCCAGCCAAGGAGGAACCGAAATGAGTTCAAGCCCAGGGCTGTTGTCCCAAGACGGGAGAAATACATGTCCAGGCAACAAACTTAAAAGTCAGTTTGACATCAGTTCTCTTCTCCCAGGGAATTGTAGGTAGGCAGAGATGGCAGGTGGGTCTCTAATAGAGTCAccgttggaagggaccacaaagggcatctagtccaaccctttgccatcaAGGAAGACCCAACTAAAACATTATGGCAACCCAACAAAGAGTTCTATGAAGTCGATCAAATGATGCTTTCATAGTTCTCATGGGAACAGCACTCcagaaaaagtagggtataaataaacataataataataattggcgctGATGAAATTACCAtttatcttccaactctactattctatgattctatgattctatgatcagctgcaaaaggccaccctacatcATATAATCCTAGATACATCATGtagtcctagacaattgggaaatgcccaacgtgtgatccaatacaacagccagcattgtgatcttgtttgctgtgtactattcTTGTTGTGTgtcaaatgataataataataataataataataataataataataacaaaaaactagtacaagaaaaccgcactacaaactagagctgacagttgacacaacaaaacattgcatggaaagttccctgaaaaaattgaaggaaaagctgataagaagacctggctgtggctcacgaatgggaccctgaagaaggagacagaaggcctgatccttgcagcccaggagcaagccatcagaacaaatgcaattaaggccaagatcggaaaatcagctgatgacccaaaatgcagactgtgcaaggaaaccaacgaaaccatggatcatatcctcagctgctgtaagaaaatcgcacagacagactacaaacagaggcacaactatgtggcccaattgattcattggaacttatgcctcaagtaccacctcccagcagaaaagaactggtgggatcacaaacctgcaaaagtattggaaaatgagcatgcaaagatactgtgggacttccgaatccagactgacaaaattttagaacacaacacaccacacCTCACGGTtgcggaaaagaaaaaagtttggatcattgatgtcgccatcccaggtgacagtcgcattgacgaaaaacaacaggaatacctcagccgctatcaggacctcaagattgaactgcaaagtctctggcagaaactagtgcaggtggtcccggtggtgatgggcacattgggtgctgtgccaaaagatctcagccggcatttggaaacaatagacattgacaaaatcacgatctgccaactgcaaaaggccacccgactgggatctacgCACATCATCTCAAAACACATCACACAAtccttgacacttgggaagtgttcaacttgtgattttatgatatgaaatccagcatatatcttgtttgctgtgtcatacaataaaataataataataataataataataataataataataataataataataataatagattggaGAAGTTACTGTTTTGATCACAACCCCCTGCAGTCATGTTAACTGACGAATAATGGGACCTGTAGTAATGCAAGCCTGCATCGTATTGATATTTGTTTCCTTTCCTACTGATTTAAATATTTACAACCTACTCTGTCTTCAAAGATTCCTGGACAATTACTCAAATCCGTTAAAATTTCTTGAAACATTAATACAGTAATGGGCTAtccacaaaaatatttaaaactataCAGGATGAATATCCCAGATTTTGGAACACTCGTATTTGCATCTCTGCATCCtgagacatcttggagatgggatccaagtctaaacatgaaattcatctaTGATTTACATAAATCTTATGCATctagaggtaattttatacatagtattttaaataattttgcgcATGAAACCACGTctttgtacattgaaccatcaatgTACAACTTGGGGACAAGTCCAGGTTTTGTTTCCTGATTTGGGCACCCAGTGgagtctagagcaggcatgggccaacttgggccctccaggtgttttggacttcaactcccacaattcctaaccgcctaccggcggttaggaattgtgggagttgaagtccaaaacacctggagggcccaagttggcccatgcctgcgttAGAGTATTCCGCACCTGGAAGTCATCTTACCTGTGCCTCCGACTCTATGACGAGACTCTCGTAGAAATCCTCAAAATGCTTTTCTGGGATGGGTGGTGggatttcctcctcttcctccatggtTTTGCTTTGTCTCAGTGGCTGAGACTGAGCAGATGTTGGAGGCCTCTTGCACACTTTGGCATACAAGGCACTCAGTCTCTTTTCTCCGTCGAAAACTGGATGGAGAGGAGCTTCCATCTCAGACAATATTTCCCGATACGGATCAGAAAGCTCATCCGGTTGTTCCAGCATATCACTGACCTCTGTAGACCTCAAATCCATCTTGCCGGATCCTTTGGATTCTTGTCCTTTAGAAGATTTGGGGCTATTTCTGGAACTATCTCTGGAGCGCAAGTCTTTTTCCTTCAGCCGGATGCTTTCATAAATTTGGCTGTCCACATTTGGAGCCGGGGGCTCCGTTCTGGAGATGTGGACCTCCTTTGGGGTCATGGGGAGCTTCCTGAATAGTATGGAGTTTGGGGTCATGGGGCTGGGAGGACAGGATGTTTGGGGAGCTGACCCTCTCAAGCGGTCCACCTCAAGTTTTGGGGACATCTGTGTCCTTTGGTG
Encoded here:
- the LOC103280248 gene encoding uncharacterized protein LOC103280248 produces the protein MAPLLTQKTETSLSVSASPSLGVSFVSTLPVVLTILLLLLCFPFRRKKRQLSPRVLQRERNSSQLIHIAKLEEEPSPERKPLEDENTHKGNSLSCHQDERQLKVDEATPELQHENTNSPKERHVLITNHQRTQMSPKLEVDRLRGSAPQTSCPPSPMTPNSILFRKLPMTPKEVHISRTEPPAPNVDSQIYESIRLKEKDLRSRDSSRNSPKSSKGQESKGSGKMDLRSTEVSDMLEQPDELSDPYREILSEMEAPLHPVFDGEKRLSALYAKVCKRPPTSAQSQPLRQSKTMEEEEEIPPPIPEKHFEDFYESLVIESEAQGGEMSPPKP